gatttcaggagtttcagagtttaattaaaacgcaagagaacactgcaaaggctgcaaaagcaaggagagagggctggcagaaagtcgctgacaaatcaaactcgtaggtaatttaataataataataataatggattgggtttatatagcgctttccaaggcacccaaagcgctttacgataccactattcattcactcccacattcacacactggtggaggcagctacggttgtagccaggctgccatatcgtgccatcggcccctctggccaacaccagtaggcggtagggtagatctatcatatgacactatattgtccaatatcatatggcattatattatattataatatgttatattatatcccctttcacattagagccacaacaggacccacaagaacatgggaacaagtaaaagtggaatacaggagtattctacagaatggtaatatttatctcttagattgctttgcgtctcttggcaaggtaatactggcctgtaatactctgttagtttgttcataacagcaaccaagaaaagggcagaggaaaaaaagacaggtggtggtcctgcaccccctcgtcaacaagttggttaagtaaataataccctcacgggaatatcgatatctctctatgagcacactgtcgcgctgagctaaaggatcctgtctgtcccgcaatatacgctgaattctgaggactctccttatcaatcttgcaccttccgcaatgggttggtcgcgtatacggacaggacatggctgcgacaggcttcccaaatccaccttcgcttttatagccgtggtctctcatcttgattacacgaagtaatttacaattactactctgaaatatgaattacatctgtaataatcacatacatgtaatagaatgttaatagtacatttcccttttttaggaaatgacctgtatgtatctgtgtgacatcaataaaaggatcaagtgctgcattatctttagttgcattgataatatttatttatggtgaaacagtggaaaaatatcgctgttgctttcgtataaatgaagcggacatacctgcgtggccgcgatctaatcctgtttacataaagtaaacctgctcgggagcaggtttacgcttacggctctgttgctatgacagcaagtcccggatgagcttcggggaaccgactgatccaggatcacgcgaaatcgtcaacaatctaatccggctaacctacttagcgaggtacgaagaacgggcccaaGGTCTTGAACTCATCAGCAGGATCAGTTtttgctcctttgtgcaaggaggaacagaGTGAGTTCTGCTATAGCCCTACAAAATCACCTCCAGCAGGACATTGGTGTAAAtgtctgaccaaacaatcagaagcAGACTTCATGAGAGTGGCCCGAGAGTCCGACATCCTCTACTacctgtgtatgtatgtgtattttttatatttatatatgaattgtacaagatcaatgggaccctaagagccttcatcaggaactcaatggggatgtggcgtacaacactagaggccaactccaagcccatagcacaagtcaccatcaagtgcgggatctaccaaggagatgctctgtccccactgctgttctgcataggcctgaaccccctcagtgagatcattaacaaggctggctacggataccgactacggaacggagcagttgtcagccacctcctgtacatggatgacatcaagctgtatgccaagagtgaacgagacatcgattcactgatccacactaccaggctatacagcaatgacattggaatgtcattcggactggagaagtgtagtcggatggtaacaaagagagggaaggtagtcagaactgaggggattgaactaccagaaggcaacattgcagacatagaggacagttacaagtacctggggatcccgcaggcgaatgggaaccatgaagaggccgctagaaaagctgcaaccaccaagtacctgcagagggtcaggcaagtcctgaggagtcagctgaatggtaagaacaagatccgggccatcaacacgtacgccctgcccgtgatcaggtaccctgctggggtaataggctggccaaaggaggagatagaagccactgaccagggccgtgcagagaggtttaaaggggcgggtgctcaaagttaaaaaggggcacattgaaccagactgaataacaacaacacacattcatcaagaatctaatatgggcaacaaggcaaagcaaacgtcaccgatgttttacctgatgggtacatggtaaatggcctgcatttgtatagcgcttttctagtccttaaggaccccaaagcgctttacactacattcagtcattcacccattcacacaagctacattgtagccacagccaccctggggcgcactgacagaggcgaggctgccggacactggcgccaccgggccctctgaccaccagtaggcaaacatggggttagtatcttgcccaaggatatttggcatgcagcagagatcgaaccaccgaccttctgattagtggttgacctgctctgccacctgagctacagccacagtacaatgttgctgttgaggggtttctgctgctcctgctgctgatagtgctggagggcagggctgtgttgatctgagactgtagacattaaaaagtccataggagagatggtagctgattaaacaagtatcatgagataataacaaaatgcaaagattagtgacagcgcttggatgtcttgcctgtgaatcactctttgcttctcttcttccttccatcccatcatttcatatatcactctccacttgctgtccatctgagaacaaggcacaacttgctattgcaataaactataatttaattatccacacctaacaactcttggaCTTAAtctaaatgatgacagaaaaatgttatagccctgcctttagtagcctcacacagctcctgctgtttccaAAAACTCATTGATCAAGTCAGTACATGTCTGTGCCTTTGTAAGAGTTTTAATAACAAAAGCCAACACAGATGCCATGAAGCACCTTTTTAAAAGCAATATTAAATCAAAGATGACAGATTTATTAACATTtatgcacatttacatcattatTTTCAAAGAAAGTGATTTATATTATTCACAATTAATTGTAAAATACAATATTCTTCCATTAAGTTGCAAAAAACAGTGTCATGTGCAGAATGCCGCAGTTGGTCCATTCATatgtaaaatgcaaaaaaacaaaaacaaaaaagggtaaAGAAAACTCCTAGCACTCGTTGCTCGTAAACGGGCAGACCACACACACTTGTGCAATGTCGTCGTATTCGTACGTCCTCTTCAgaaatgtatctgtgagcctCAAACCAGAAATGCTCTGAAACAAAGAGGCAAACACACGAGTAAGTCGGTAAAGAGCACTTTGATCTGAGCACACGGTCAATTGTAAAGTCTGGATCGTACCTGCAGACCCTGGACGGAAGACAGGACTGTGAGGGGCAGTGAGAGGAAGGCGCCAGGACTAAGTTTCCCCAGCTGTCGCCCTGATATACCACACCAATGGATAGAACTAGTATTACACATCTCTAGCACCAGGTCCATAGTTCTTTCACTGCAATAtcagaaaagcagagaaaagcTGGTTATTATGGGCTAATTCAACCCCTCAGTGAACTGAATAATACTAAGGGTTGTATTATGAGGGCGATTTCATTTTTCCGGGGTTTCTACCTGCAGTTGGTGATTTTACAGATGATGTCAAAAGGTTCTTCAAGGTTGACAGTGTCAGGAATCAGGTCTAAAGACAGCCGAATATCTCCATACCCTGGAGCCTGGAGGACACGTGGGGATTAAACTGTATTTTCGTTCATAAGAGGATACAGTAAGTGAAATGAGCGCCTCTGTTCTAGCAGTAGGCTAACAGATCAAGATACCATTCTTTGCAGCTGACTGGTCTGTAGCCTCCCTCTTTCTCCAAGATTGGTCTTCCATACAATGTCCAGCTTGCCTATGACCGTCACTCCCTTGATGATGCCGGCCTTCTCTGCGTACTCCGGCTTTGGCTTCAGGCAGTACAAATACTGCCGTGTGTCCATAGGCTGCAGGTAGGACATTTTCCCAAATGTGGACTCTCTGCAGAGGAAAAGTTACAGCTGAGTATTGAGTGTAAAATGTTATCAAAAATAAGGacacatgtgtgtttgttttacccTTTGTCTGCTTGTGTGACCGTGTTGAGCTCTGTAACGTTGTACATCATGGATGGCTCTAAAGACACTTTCTCCATGAACATTGGCGAGGTGGTAATGTTCTGAATCTGCGCTTCCAGGAACACTTCATCTGTCTGAGCGCAGAAGCACAGCGTCACACTAACAGGCTATTTGATGTTAGCCTTTATAACAAGCTACATAATCTCCAAGGTGAACTGAGCAACATGTCAGGTATTAACAGCTGGGTTAGGGCTTTTGCCAATGTGCCAGCTTCAAAAGGATGAGCTCATATTTTAAAGTTTGTCTTAAAACGATATTCACATGCTCACAGAGGCTGTTAGAGTTTCTCGTGGTTATTTCCCCGAGGGAAGTGGGTAAAACCTCCTGATCCAGCAAGCACACTTGCTTCATTGGTTCTCACAGCACGCGCTACTTCTTTACTGGGGAGCACATCTGTGACCCGTTGTTGTCACAAATGTGCTCTGAGACTTTGAGGAATGATACTAAAAATATAACTTCTGACGccgtgtaaaaagaaaagacagaccACAGATGCTGCGAGTGCTGCTCTCGAAAGCAATTAATGTTCGACTCACTGAAAATGACAGAGAGCAAtcagatttttctgttttcttctagGAAACGTATGGAAGTTTCTCACAGCCAGCATGGACACCACAGATCACAGGAAGCTGTAACTCTTACAGACATCTGAGAGGTGTTTTAAGACAGACTTAAATGTGAACCTTAAATTTCTTTGGTCATATAGGAGTTATACATTGAATGTCAATGAGAAGACtggcattaaaagaaaaactttaactGAATCCTATTAAGTTTGCTCAGTGTACCTTTGAGGACATATTAGTACAATTGTTGGTCGGCAGGTGCACAGTACGGGCTGCACAGTGAAACATTAGTTTATCAAACATCAAGCAGTTTGGCTTATGAAAGTATGTTTAGaaatgtttgactttatttgtTCAGTACTGTCAAGACAGGAAATGTGGAGCAAGGTAACGCCAGGCAGTAAATGTCTGGCTCTACCAGTTTAGATCTTATGGTGTACAACTATACTTCTGGGGCCACTGAGCGACCCTAGTTATGGGTTCTTAGAAAGCTTAAACTAGAaccaaaaaatagaaaaataaaacttttgcaAGTGTACACcgattttataaatatataaaattggtCAGCTCAAAAATGAAACCATTTGGAAAGGTTAAAAGTATTGGTATTGTGTAGTAACAGGCCAAATTCAATACTGCTACTCAGTCGCTCAGCAGTAAGTAAAACAATAAGTTTATTAATATTCGAGAGCAATCATTACCGGTTAAGAGTACAGTTATTTCCTTGTGCAGAGGCATAATAAATGCATCTCAAACGTAGAATCAGAGTATTTTCTTAATCCCTGAGAAAGTTAGGTTGTCACATAGAAAGAATTTAGATGCCTGAAATGTGGAGAATGTTCTGCTTTCCTATTTTAATTAGGAAGCTACTTGATGTTCTGGTTGAGCAACACTCAGATGTCTTTACAACAGTAAACTTGTCTGTGCAGCCACAACTGTAAagtgagaaacaaaaagaaggaaGCGTGGATAAGTTTGTGCCTGTTATTCATAAGTGACTTGATCATTCTGAGTGAAGTTAGTGTGAAATCAGCCAAACCTCACATTTTAGTGCTTATAGTGAAAGACTTCTGTCATTGTTGGCTGTTTAACTATTAAGAGCATAATTGTAGTGATACAAAAGTTAAAGTGGACCTATTAAATTGCTTTTTGTAGCTCAATATTTTATTCTCAGACTGCACTAGGGAAGCGTTTCGTGATTCACAGCACAAATTAAGTAactttgttctgattggctgacccttgcaaacagaaggttggagagcaggtgggtggggcttccgCGCTTATAGTCTGAGCTGTTTGATTAGATGGCCACATTAGGGATGTCCACTCTCtatgacaaaggaaaaaaacctgTGTGAAACTGAAGCAGGTTAAAGCCTGTGATCTTTGCA
This Astatotilapia calliptera chromosome 7, fAstCal1.2, whole genome shotgun sequence DNA region includes the following protein-coding sequences:
- the trappc13 gene encoding trafficking protein particle complex subunit 13 isoform X1, which gives rise to MDVNQAKQEHLLALKVMRLTKPTLFTNLPVTCEDRDLPGDLFGQLMRQDPSTIKGAETLMLGEMLTLPQNFGNIFLGETFSSYISVHNDSSQVVKDILVKADLQTSSQRLNLSASNSAVAELKPECCIDDVIHHEVKEIGTHILVCAVSYTTQQGEKLYFRKFFKFQVLKPLDVKTKFYNAESDLSSVTDEVFLEAQIQNITTSPMFMEKVSLEPSMMYNVTELNTVTQADKGESTFGKMSYLQPMDTRQYLYCLKPKPEYAEKAGIIKGVTVIGKLDIVWKTNLGERGRLQTSQLQRMAPGYGDIRLSLDLIPDTVNLEEPFDIICKITNCSERTMDLVLEMCNTSSIHWCGISGRQLGKLSPGAFLSLPLTVLSSVQGLQSISGLRLTDTFLKRTYEYDDIAQVCVVCPFTSNEC
- the trappc13 gene encoding trafficking protein particle complex subunit 13 isoform X2; this translates as MDVNQAKQEHLLALKVMRLTKPTLFTNLPVTCEDRDLPGDLFGQLMRQDPSTIKGAETLMLGEMLTLPQNFGNIFLGETFSSYISVHNDSSQVVKDILVKADLQTSSQRLNLSASNSAVAELKPECCIDDVIHHEVKEIGTHILVCAVSYTTQQGEKLYFRKFFKFQVLKPLDVKTKFYNAETDEVFLEAQIQNITTSPMFMEKVSLEPSMMYNVTELNTVTQADKGESTFGKMSYLQPMDTRQYLYCLKPKPEYAEKAGIIKGVTVIGKLDIVWKTNLGERGRLQTSQLQRMAPGYGDIRLSLDLIPDTVNLEEPFDIICKITNCSERTMDLVLEMCNTSSIHWCGISGRQLGKLSPGAFLSLPLTVLSSVQGLQSISGLRLTDTFLKRTYEYDDIAQVCVVCPFTSNEC